A region of Candidatus Eisenbacteria bacterium DNA encodes the following proteins:
- a CDS encoding AMP-binding protein, whose product MIADILRESARRHAHRPCVRIRSDSRFSTLTYEEVDRFVDFFAAAVIRQGIEPRQRVCIISENRPEWVISYLGTLRAGCTVVPLDSLSKPEDIRYLVRRSQARMVLSSGKFVKDLGQLEDSEEIKPVIVCFDKAESFADWLAGGENALKEGGPSERRGPEDEEAVLIFTSGTTGTAKGVVLSHRNICFDVAAVLESIPLRETDRLLSVLPLHHTLESTAGFLAPLSRGASITYARSLRSKEILADLCACRATVFISVPLMYEKIGAGIERAIAQSPAHRRLVAKLLLRFSTSAKEKLGLDAGSFLLRSLRKRAGLDCVRIAVSGAAPLPAEVQKFFGVLGVPILEGYGLTEASPVVSVNELDKLRPGSVGRPIPGVEVRIDKPDAQGIGEIMVKGDNVMKGYLESPEATARVLSRGWLRTGDLGKLDEDGYLRICGRSKNVIVTRAGKKIFPEEVETLLAGSPFVSEVMVVGAKNPISGREEVHALIYPDFEQLRIYAEENDIRLDEEQIKELVRSEIRRLCVRLSDYKRVKNFTIRNEEFPKTSTKKIRRQAVLESASAPEP is encoded by the coding sequence TTGATCGCTGACATTCTGAGGGAATCCGCGCGAAGACACGCACACAGGCCTTGCGTGCGCATCCGCTCCGATAGCCGTTTCTCCACCCTGACTTACGAGGAAGTTGACAGGTTTGTTGATTTCTTTGCCGCCGCGGTCATCCGCCAGGGCATAGAGCCTCGCCAGAGAGTCTGCATCATTTCTGAGAACAGACCAGAGTGGGTTATCAGCTACCTGGGAACTCTTCGGGCCGGCTGCACGGTGGTTCCTCTCGATTCTCTCTCCAAGCCGGAGGATATCCGTTACCTGGTGCGGCGCTCGCAAGCCAGGATGGTATTGAGCTCGGGGAAGTTCGTAAAGGATCTGGGGCAGTTGGAGGATTCGGAAGAAATCAAGCCCGTGATCGTATGCTTTGACAAGGCAGAATCATTCGCTGACTGGCTGGCAGGTGGAGAGAATGCCTTGAAGGAAGGCGGTCCCTCTGAACGACGTGGACCGGAGGACGAGGAAGCGGTTCTCATTTTTACGTCTGGAACCACCGGAACCGCGAAAGGAGTTGTTCTTTCGCATCGCAACATCTGTTTCGACGTGGCAGCGGTTCTCGAGTCTATCCCTCTCAGGGAAACTGATAGACTTCTGTCAGTCCTTCCTCTTCATCATACTCTTGAGAGCACCGCAGGTTTTCTCGCACCACTCAGCCGTGGGGCCTCGATTACATATGCGAGAAGCTTGCGTTCGAAGGAGATCTTGGCTGATCTCTGTGCTTGCAGGGCCACCGTTTTCATCTCAGTTCCTCTCATGTATGAAAAGATAGGAGCGGGGATAGAACGTGCGATTGCGCAGTCCCCGGCGCACAGGAGACTAGTTGCGAAGCTCCTGCTGAGGTTCAGTACGTCCGCGAAAGAGAAACTTGGATTGGACGCAGGATCATTCCTTCTCAGGTCGCTGCGGAAGAGGGCAGGTCTAGACTGCGTGAGAATCGCCGTTTCTGGCGCCGCACCTTTGCCCGCAGAGGTGCAGAAGTTCTTTGGAGTTTTGGGCGTCCCGATTCTGGAGGGCTATGGACTAACAGAGGCTTCCCCTGTGGTCAGCGTCAATGAACTGGACAAGTTGAGACCGGGCTCAGTAGGACGACCTATACCGGGTGTTGAGGTAAGGATCGACAAGCCAGATGCACAGGGTATCGGCGAAATCATGGTCAAAGGCGATAACGTAATGAAAGGATATCTCGAGTCGCCCGAGGCAACTGCAAGAGTGTTATCGAGAGGTTGGCTCCGTACCGGCGATCTCGGCAAACTGGACGAAGACGGCTACCTCCGCATTTGTGGTCGGTCAAAGAACGTAATAGTCACTCGGGCAGGCAAGAAGATATTCCCAGAAGAAGTTGAGACATTGCTGGCAGGTAGCCCATTTGTGTCAGAGGTGATGGTCGTCGGGGCAAAGAATCCGATTTCCGGAAGGGAAGAGGTACACGCACTCATCTATCCCGACTTTGAGCAACTCCGGATCTACGCAGAGGAAAACGACATACGCCTGGACGAGGAGCAAATCAAAGAGCTCGTTCGTTCTGAAATAAGGAGACTCTGCGTTCGCCTTTCCGACTACAAGAGGGTCAAGAACTTCACCATTCGTAACGAGGAATTCCCCAAGACCTCTACCAAGAAGATAAGAAGGCAGGCGGTTTTGGAGAGCGCGAGTGCCCCAGAACCTTGA
- a CDS encoding GNAT family N-acetyltransferase, whose protein sequence is MTSFHPLTKKRWPDFEKLFGARGAYCGCWCMYWRETRGEFAARPGEGNRKAMKKIVDSGQVPGILAYAGGEPVGWCSVGPRGDFPSLNRSPVLKPLDELPVWSIVCFYIAKGYRGKGLAQDLVRAAVGYARTKGGKIVEAYPTEPRGRCLAPVSSYMGTPSVFLRAGFVECARPSKCKVVMRYYMSSSNRRTM, encoded by the coding sequence ATGACCAGCTTTCACCCGCTGACAAAGAAACGATGGCCTGATTTCGAGAAGCTCTTTGGTGCTCGCGGAGCCTACTGCGGCTGCTGGTGCATGTACTGGAGGGAGACGCGCGGGGAGTTCGCGGCGAGGCCGGGCGAAGGGAATCGGAAGGCCATGAAGAAGATCGTGGACTCCGGGCAGGTTCCGGGCATTCTGGCCTACGCCGGCGGGGAGCCCGTCGGATGGTGCTCGGTGGGTCCCCGAGGGGACTTTCCGTCTTTGAATAGGTCCCCCGTGCTCAAGCCACTGGACGAACTGCCGGTCTGGTCGATCGTGTGTTTCTACATCGCCAAGGGCTACAGAGGCAAGGGACTGGCCCAAGATCTTGTTCGAGCTGCCGTGGGATACGCCAGGACGAAGGGCGGGAAGATAGTCGAGGCCTATCCGACGGAGCCGAGGGGACGTTGTTTGGCACCCGTGTCCAGTTACATGGGGACGCCGTCCGTGTTCTTACGAGCCGGGTTTGTCGAATGCGCCCGTCCGTCCAAGTGCAAAGTAGTGATGCGATACTACATGTCGTCGAGTAATCGGAGGACTATGTGA
- a CDS encoding right-handed parallel beta-helix repeat-containing protein, which produces MKKVTESLVFLRVSQAAASFVRCLARGGTPFLVSLFVVTVVAAGIFLPLDSACARLRRVPSEYKTIQKAIDLAEVGDTLLVGPGVYKENLLLRKAASLIGVAGASKTIIDAGRRGVALTCDQVDSTATIQGFTFKNGVGLHGGGLFLSSSFPRVIGNVFTADSAKYGGALCALWSNSVIKNNKFVGNAAEYGGAIYTMFISPTIDSNLVENNRAKLAGGLYFAKSSEAKVRGNTIVGNRAETGGGAFLNRAAPLLEGNVFKANKAEQGGGVCARQAGGLIKDNVFCDNVGSRGAALAFVDTIGPDVRGNTIVRNSAPDSLCAGIYFLTTYMNVANNIIAHNSPGYAVYCLSGATPVLSCNIMWDNATGDYSGVVSETAEVREDPLFCAPEKDDFSVREGSPALSKDCGNIGAKGQGCGAVKRAR; this is translated from the coding sequence GTGAAGAAGGTCACCGAATCCCTCGTTTTCCTTCGCGTCAGTCAGGCCGCAGCGTCATTTGTTCGGTGCCTGGCCCGCGGCGGGACGCCGTTTCTCGTGAGCCTCTTTGTTGTCACCGTGGTTGCTGCCGGTATCTTTCTTCCGCTGGATTCTGCCTGCGCGCGCCTACGCCGTGTCCCGTCAGAATACAAGACGATCCAGAAGGCCATCGATCTGGCCGAAGTCGGGGACACCTTGCTGGTGGGCCCAGGTGTCTACAAAGAGAATTTGCTTCTCAGGAAGGCGGCTTCTCTGATCGGTGTGGCGGGTGCCTCGAAGACCATAATCGATGCCGGACGGCGGGGAGTAGCGCTCACTTGCGATCAGGTGGATAGCACTGCCACGATTCAGGGGTTTACTTTCAAAAACGGTGTGGGTCTGCACGGCGGTGGACTGTTTCTCAGTAGCTCTTTTCCGAGGGTCATAGGGAACGTTTTCACTGCGGATTCCGCCAAGTATGGAGGTGCCCTCTGTGCGCTGTGGTCCAATTCAGTGATCAAGAACAACAAGTTCGTAGGGAACGCGGCCGAGTATGGCGGCGCCATCTACACCATGTTCATTTCACCGACCATAGACTCGAACCTCGTGGAGAACAACAGGGCGAAGCTAGCCGGCGGCCTGTACTTTGCGAAGTCTTCCGAGGCCAAGGTGAGGGGGAATACCATAGTCGGAAATCGAGCCGAGACTGGCGGAGGTGCGTTCTTGAACAGGGCCGCGCCTCTTCTGGAGGGGAACGTCTTCAAGGCCAACAAGGCGGAACAGGGTGGTGGAGTGTGTGCGCGCCAAGCCGGAGGGCTCATCAAGGACAACGTTTTCTGTGACAACGTAGGCTCGAGGGGCGCCGCGCTCGCTTTTGTGGACACGATCGGTCCCGACGTCCGCGGCAACACCATAGTGCGCAACTCGGCGCCAGATTCTCTGTGCGCGGGTATCTACTTCTTGACGACGTACATGAACGTTGCGAACAACATCATCGCTCACAATTCCCCGGGCTACGCCGTCTATTGCCTGTCGGGAGCGACGCCGGTCCTGTCCTGCAACATCATGTGGGATAACGCGACTGGTGACTATTCGGGTGTCGTGTCAGAGACGGCGGAGGTGCGCGAGGACCCGCTGTTCTGCGCACCGGAGAAGGATGATTTCTCTGTTCGCGAGGGCTCGCCCGCTCTGAGCAAGGATTGCGGCAACATTGGGGCCAAGGGCCAGGGTTGTGGTGCCGTGAAGCGAGCCAGATGA
- a CDS encoding PDZ domain-containing protein: MVLHSRALTVLVLVAVVALVIAAGSSVMARPVTRCSFATPCVAKSVEKVDSTPKGWLGVEIQDLTPELREVLELDEETEGVLVAGVSEGGPAEKAGIGKGDVIMSLDAKVVDGTPKLVAMVSKRKPGETVTVVLLRDGRKKTVKVTLGSEHLESLPSVEHLKFELNRGRLGVNVVDLNPDLGGYFGAAKGVLVTEVLEGTAAEDAGIKAGDIIISADGKRVESREGLLRILGKREVGDKVELVVLRKGRETKLGATLEEGSFMAWVRGVRKKGSSIPERYITPRVEKFKGNVELRRRLDDLSRQMEELRKKLDELNEDLKTQRD, translated from the coding sequence ATGGTTCTGCACTCCAGGGCGCTGACTGTGCTGGTTCTGGTTGCCGTCGTGGCGCTGGTAATCGCAGCGGGGTCGAGCGTGATGGCTCGGCCGGTCACCCGGTGTTCTTTTGCGACACCCTGTGTAGCGAAGTCGGTGGAGAAAGTTGATTCAACCCCGAAGGGTTGGCTGGGAGTTGAGATCCAGGACCTAACGCCGGAGCTTCGCGAGGTTTTGGAGCTTGACGAAGAGACCGAGGGCGTTCTCGTCGCGGGAGTGAGCGAGGGGGGTCCTGCGGAGAAAGCGGGGATCGGCAAGGGTGACGTGATAATGAGTCTCGACGCTAAGGTGGTTGATGGGACGCCCAAGCTGGTGGCCATGGTGAGCAAGAGGAAGCCTGGGGAAACGGTCACGGTCGTCCTGCTTAGAGACGGTCGAAAGAAAACCGTGAAGGTGACCCTGGGCAGTGAGCATCTGGAGTCCCTGCCGTCGGTGGAACATCTAAAGTTCGAGCTTAACAGGGGACGGCTGGGGGTGAACGTGGTGGACCTCAACCCGGATCTGGGTGGGTATTTTGGCGCCGCGAAAGGCGTCCTGGTGACGGAGGTGTTGGAGGGAACAGCCGCTGAAGACGCCGGCATCAAGGCGGGCGACATCATAATCAGCGCAGACGGAAAGCGCGTGGAGAGTAGAGAAGGACTTCTACGCATCCTCGGCAAGCGAGAAGTGGGCGACAAGGTTGAGCTTGTGGTGTTGAGAAAGGGTAGAGAGACGAAGCTCGGCGCAACCCTTGAGGAAGGGTCGTTCATGGCCTGGGTTCGGGGAGTTCGAAAGAAGGGGAGTTCCATTCCAGAACGATACATCACGCCAAGGGTGGAGAAGTTCAAGGGGAACGTTGAGCTTCGTCGTCGCCTGGACGATCTTTCACGCCAGATGGAGGAATTGCGGAAGAAACTTGACGAGCTGAACGAGGACTTGAAGACCCAGAGGGATTAG
- the pduL gene encoding phosphate propanoyltransferase, with product MERRRPSCHECGYCDNIPRATTRLAESPGLEEKELRDVAQAVLARVRARLSGVPARLVPVAVSARHVHLTKEALEAVYGTGYELSKLRDLSQHGQYAAKETLTVVGTRMRTIEGVRILGPVRSYTQVELARTDGVTLGLELPVRDSGKLSGSSPIVLVGPRGALSLKEGAIRPTRHMHASENEAAVLNLRDGQTVSVRVAGEKGLVFENVIVRTDSSFVLEMHLDTDDANAADVCCDTLLEILDG from the coding sequence TTGGAGCGCCGGCGCCCCTCCTGTCACGAATGTGGTTATTGTGATAACATCCCTCGCGCGACGACAAGGCTTGCCGAGTCCCCGGGGCTTGAGGAAAAGGAGCTCAGGGACGTCGCGCAGGCCGTTCTCGCTAGGGTCAGGGCCAGGCTCTCCGGCGTGCCGGCTCGTCTTGTTCCCGTGGCAGTCTCAGCGAGGCACGTGCATCTCACCAAGGAGGCGCTGGAGGCGGTCTACGGAACGGGCTACGAGCTTTCGAAACTGCGGGACCTGAGTCAGCACGGCCAATACGCTGCCAAGGAAACTCTGACGGTGGTCGGGACGAGGATGCGCACGATAGAAGGGGTGCGTATACTGGGGCCGGTTCGAAGCTACACGCAGGTTGAGCTTGCCAGGACCGACGGCGTAACGCTCGGTCTCGAGTTGCCGGTCAGGGATTCGGGAAAGCTCTCAGGGAGTTCGCCCATAGTCCTTGTCGGGCCTAGAGGTGCCTTGAGCTTGAAGGAGGGCGCAATAAGACCCACGAGGCACATGCACGCGAGCGAGAACGAGGCCGCCGTACTCAATCTGAGAGACGGCCAGACCGTTAGCGTCCGCGTCGCTGGCGAGAAGGGGCTCGTGTTCGAGAACGTGATTGTGAGAACGGACTCGTCGTTTGTGTTGGAAATGCACCTCGACACTGACGACGCCAACGCGGCAGACGTCTGTTGCGACACGTTGCTCGAAATTCTGGACGGCTAG
- a CDS encoding BMC domain-containing protein — MQGEALGMIETRGFVGMVEASDAMVKAAKVTLVKYEKVGGGYVTALVRGDVGAVKAAVQAGAAAAEKVGELVSTHVIPSPHSQLEEPLLR, encoded by the coding sequence TTGCAAGGCGAAGCGCTCGGTATGATCGAGACGAGAGGGTTTGTTGGGATGGTTGAGGCTTCCGACGCGATGGTGAAGGCTGCCAAGGTCACACTCGTGAAATACGAGAAGGTGGGTGGAGGCTACGTCACGGCGCTTGTAAGAGGAGACGTGGGAGCGGTCAAGGCGGCTGTGCAAGCAGGTGCGGCTGCTGCGGAGAAAGTGGGAGAATTGGTGTCGACCCACGTTATTCCCAGTCCTCACAGTCAACTTGAGGAGCCGTTGCTGAGGTAG
- the eutM gene encoding ethanolamine utilization microcompartment protein EutM has protein sequence MEEALGLIETRGFVAMVEASDAMVKAARVRLVGYEKIGGGYVTAVVRGDVAAVRAATEAGGSAASKVGEVISVHVIPRPHASLEDALPIGKASESKK, from the coding sequence ATGGAAGAAGCTCTTGGTCTCATTGAGACACGAGGTTTTGTCGCCATGGTTGAGGCCTCCGACGCGATGGTGAAGGCCGCCAGGGTGAGGCTCGTGGGTTACGAGAAGATCGGCGGCGGCTACGTCACGGCCGTCGTCCGGGGCGACGTGGCGGCGGTACGTGCCGCTACGGAGGCAGGCGGGAGCGCAGCGAGCAAGGTCGGCGAAGTGATCTCCGTGCATGTGATCCCGAGACCTCATGCCAGTCTAGAGGACGCACTCCCGATAGGGAAGGCCTCCGAGTCAAAGAAGTAA
- a CDS encoding EutN/CcmL family microcompartment protein — MILGKIVGTVVSTRKEEALTGIKLLVVRELDTELKLKSNLLVAADAVGAGVGEVVLYATGSSARLTDVTRDKPVDAVIMGIVDTLEIGGKEIYQKSVAGRG; from the coding sequence GTGATTCTTGGAAAAATCGTGGGAACCGTCGTTTCCACGCGCAAGGAAGAAGCGCTGACTGGCATCAAGCTACTTGTTGTCAGGGAGCTCGACACCGAGCTCAAGCTCAAGAGCAACCTTTTGGTTGCCGCAGACGCGGTCGGAGCAGGAGTCGGGGAAGTCGTGCTCTACGCGACTGGAAGTTCCGCAAGGCTTACCGACGTTACGCGGGACAAGCCTGTCGATGCCGTGATAATGGGCATCGTGGACACGCTCGAGATCGGGGGAAAAGAGATCTACCAGAAGAGCGTGGCTGGGCGAGGCTAG
- a CDS encoding aldehyde dehydrogenase EutE, producing the protein MVSDDKRISALIDAVLRELKTEAPAERTETRSSREVLRGQSLGETRPRAGGQTSVFRDADSAAQAALRAQEALVSSTLELRKKMIEAMREVSVRNALLLSRMAVKETGLGRVEDKVKKNLLVAQKTPGVEDLNPTCWSGDRGLTLTEWAPYGVIASVTPSTNPSETVINNAIGMVAAGNSVVFCPHPSAKETTLATVELLNDAIASVSGIDNLLVSFEEPSIELAQDLMKHKGIDLLVVTGGPAVVRAAMNCGKKVIAGGPGNPPVVVDETADIEKAGKDIFDGASLDNNIVCISEKEIIAVDAVSTELKRALERAGAVELESGLDSKLVRLLIKENRGPARPSVTERTFVGKSVATILTEVGVRVPEETRLAFIEVAWDHPFVWTEMLMPIIPLVRTRNAQEAIELAKKVEQNLGHTAAIHSKNIERLSYMARLMDVSIFVKNGPSFAGLGLGGEGYTSFTIASPTGEGLTSARHFSRMRRCVLVDYFRIV; encoded by the coding sequence ATGGTGTCTGACGACAAGAGAATCTCTGCTCTGATAGACGCAGTGCTGCGAGAGCTCAAGACTGAGGCGCCGGCAGAAAGGACTGAAACCAGGTCGAGCCGAGAAGTGTTGCGAGGTCAGTCTTTGGGCGAGACGCGCCCGAGAGCAGGAGGACAAACCTCTGTTTTTAGGGACGCGGATTCAGCGGCGCAGGCGGCTCTGCGAGCTCAGGAAGCCCTCGTTTCATCCACGTTAGAGCTGCGCAAGAAGATGATCGAGGCCATGAGGGAGGTCTCCGTCCGCAACGCACTTCTTCTCTCCAGAATGGCCGTCAAGGAGACCGGCCTCGGCAGGGTCGAGGACAAGGTAAAAAAGAACCTCCTCGTTGCGCAGAAGACTCCCGGCGTCGAGGACTTGAACCCGACGTGTTGGTCGGGTGACAGAGGACTCACGTTAACGGAGTGGGCGCCGTACGGAGTCATCGCCTCTGTGACTCCTTCCACAAATCCCTCGGAAACGGTCATCAACAATGCCATCGGCATGGTGGCCGCCGGTAACTCGGTGGTATTCTGCCCGCATCCTTCTGCAAAAGAGACCACGCTCGCTACGGTCGAGCTTCTTAACGACGCAATCGCGTCGGTTTCGGGCATAGACAATCTTCTTGTTTCGTTTGAGGAGCCCTCAATAGAGCTGGCCCAGGATTTGATGAAGCACAAGGGAATTGACTTGCTCGTTGTCACCGGCGGTCCGGCTGTTGTGAGGGCGGCCATGAACTGCGGGAAAAAAGTCATCGCCGGGGGCCCCGGCAACCCGCCGGTCGTCGTGGATGAAACGGCGGACATCGAGAAGGCGGGAAAGGACATTTTTGACGGCGCCTCTCTCGACAACAACATAGTTTGTATCTCTGAGAAGGAAATAATCGCAGTAGACGCGGTTTCTACCGAGCTCAAACGCGCCCTCGAGAGGGCCGGAGCGGTAGAGCTCGAGAGCGGTTTGGATTCAAAGCTCGTTCGGCTTCTGATCAAAGAGAATCGCGGGCCGGCGCGTCCTTCAGTGACCGAGAGGACTTTTGTGGGGAAATCGGTGGCCACGATTCTTACCGAGGTGGGGGTGAGAGTGCCGGAGGAGACGCGGCTGGCCTTCATCGAAGTCGCGTGGGATCATCCGTTTGTGTGGACCGAGATGCTGATGCCCATAATTCCATTGGTGAGGACGAGAAACGCCCAGGAGGCGATCGAGCTTGCGAAGAAAGTGGAACAGAATCTCGGTCACACGGCCGCAATTCACTCGAAGAACATCGAGCGGCTGAGCTACATGGCGCGACTGATGGACGTGTCCATTTTTGTCAAGAACGGGCCTTCCTTTGCAGGATTGGGTCTTGGGGGAGAGGGCTACACGAGCTTCACCATTGCGAGTCCCACTGGGGAAGGACTGACGTCCGCGAGGCATTTCTCGAGAATGCGCCGGTGCGTGCTCGTGGACTATTTTAGGATTGTCTAG
- a CDS encoding SLBB domain-containing protein codes for MTELVRAIEEAGVVGAGGAGFPTHVKAAARADTIIANYAECEPLVASDTAVMTAEPELVMRGLRLMQEATGAREAVVAAKAKRKEQLEIIERIARTQGGFSLHLLEDVYPAGDEHLLVEEVTGRVVPQGGIPPQVSVVVSNVTTLWRVALAADGKAFTERYVSVAGEVKNPSTLLVPIGTPVSRVLEACGGVTAEGCVFILGGPMMGEIVEDTAVPVRKSTSAVVVLPPNNPLVRKRRVSVSVAVRRAMASCMQCYDCTLLCPRHLLGHQLFPHKTMRSVAFWIEGSPDDLVCATLCSECGLCGIFVCPMDLSPVTVYQRIKQDLAARGVRPRVGREAVRPLPERHGRHVPLERLVARLGLGKYEVGAPLKERLLDVGEVRIPLGEKWGRLRPTVRVGESVKTGTVVAEPLGPGPGARAHASIDGKIEKITEESICIAA; via the coding sequence GTGACTGAACTTGTGCGGGCGATTGAAGAGGCAGGCGTGGTGGGTGCGGGAGGAGCGGGCTTCCCGACTCACGTGAAGGCGGCTGCGAGGGCGGACACGATCATCGCAAACTACGCCGAGTGTGAGCCTCTCGTTGCATCTGACACTGCCGTCATGACCGCTGAGCCCGAACTCGTGATGAGAGGTCTAAGACTTATGCAGGAGGCGACAGGCGCCCGGGAGGCCGTCGTTGCTGCGAAGGCCAAGAGAAAGGAGCAACTTGAGATCATCGAGAGGATTGCCAGAACACAAGGAGGCTTTTCTCTCCATCTCCTGGAGGACGTCTATCCTGCGGGCGATGAGCATTTGCTCGTCGAGGAAGTGACGGGCAGGGTCGTGCCCCAGGGAGGCATTCCTCCTCAGGTGTCGGTCGTTGTGAGCAACGTGACCACGTTGTGGCGCGTTGCACTCGCCGCCGACGGGAAAGCATTTACGGAAAGATACGTGAGCGTAGCCGGTGAGGTGAAGAATCCCTCCACGCTCCTGGTTCCGATAGGAACGCCGGTTTCTCGAGTTTTGGAGGCGTGCGGCGGGGTAACGGCAGAGGGCTGCGTGTTCATTCTCGGCGGCCCGATGATGGGGGAAATCGTGGAGGATACCGCCGTGCCGGTGAGGAAAAGCACAAGCGCGGTCGTGGTCCTTCCCCCAAATAACCCTCTCGTGAGAAAGAGGCGGGTGAGTGTTTCTGTGGCCGTGCGCAGAGCCATGGCTTCGTGCATGCAATGCTACGATTGCACGCTGCTTTGTCCGAGGCACTTGCTCGGGCATCAGCTCTTCCCGCACAAGACGATGCGCTCCGTGGCCTTCTGGATAGAGGGCTCTCCGGATGATTTGGTGTGCGCAACTCTTTGCTCTGAGTGCGGTCTCTGCGGCATCTTCGTTTGTCCCATGGACCTTTCGCCCGTCACCGTTTATCAACGCATAAAGCAGGATCTTGCGGCGAGGGGCGTGAGGCCGAGGGTGGGGCGGGAAGCAGTGCGGCCGCTGCCCGAGAGACACGGCAGACACGTTCCGCTGGAGCGTCTGGTGGCAAGACTTGGACTCGGCAAATATGAAGTCGGGGCTCCTTTGAAGGAGAGGTTGCTTGACGTGGGGGAGGTCAGGATTCCGTTGGGCGAGAAGTGGGGACGACTCAGGCCGACGGTACGCGTCGGGGAGTCGGTAAAGACGGGGACGGTCGTGGCGGAACCTCTGGGCCCCGGGCCGGGAGCCAGGGCACACGCCAGCATAGACGGAAAAATAGAGAAGATCACTGAGGAATCTATTTGTATTGCTGCATGA
- a CDS encoding BMC domain-containing protein, with the protein MQVKQPAPDKKRRGLEVGGADPEGTGPRTDGGPLDEPALGLVELNTVAIGILVADEMLKAAPVRLVEATPVCSGKYVVIVKGDVASVDASVAKGTSVGEECVVDTLFLPNPHPGIFAAITGTSEIEKIEALGVIETFSVASTIVAADAAGKAARVKMIDIRLAKGLGGRAFVTLTGDVSEVEAAVEAGSKHPRGKGLLVRSIVIARPDEALFEKLL; encoded by the coding sequence ATGCAAGTTAAGCAACCGGCCCCCGACAAGAAGAGACGCGGCTTAGAGGTGGGTGGAGCAGATCCCGAAGGAACCGGGCCACGGACTGACGGCGGACCTCTCGACGAGCCGGCGCTCGGTCTGGTCGAGTTGAACACCGTGGCGATAGGCATCCTGGTGGCTGACGAAATGCTGAAAGCGGCCCCGGTGAGACTTGTCGAGGCCACGCCCGTGTGCTCGGGGAAATACGTGGTGATAGTAAAGGGTGATGTGGCGAGCGTGGACGCGAGCGTTGCGAAGGGGACCTCCGTCGGTGAAGAGTGCGTCGTCGACACGCTTTTCCTTCCGAACCCGCATCCCGGCATTTTCGCCGCGATCACTGGAACGTCTGAGATTGAGAAGATCGAGGCGCTGGGAGTCATAGAAACCTTCTCTGTGGCGTCGACGATTGTTGCAGCCGACGCAGCGGGGAAGGCAGCAAGAGTGAAGATGATCGACATTCGTTTGGCGAAGGGCCTGGGAGGCCGGGCGTTCGTGACCCTCACCGGTGATGTGAGCGAGGTCGAGGCCGCAGTTGAAGCAGGGAGCAAGCATCCGAGGGGGAAGGGGCTTCTCGTGAGAAGCATAGTGATCGCCAGGCCGGATGAGGCTCTGTTCGAAAAGCTACTGTAG
- a CDS encoding EutN/CcmL family microcompartment protein, translating into MHLARVIGTVVSTAKVTSLKGYRLLVVQPLDEKGVVTGPPVVAVDTVSAAPGQLVFFVRGREAASALADKFNPVDATIVVIPDEVTDEQV; encoded by the coding sequence ATGCACCTGGCGCGAGTGATAGGCACGGTGGTTTCGACCGCCAAGGTAACGTCCCTCAAGGGATACAGACTACTTGTCGTGCAACCCCTGGACGAGAAGGGGGTCGTGACCGGTCCGCCCGTCGTTGCGGTGGACACCGTGAGCGCCGCGCCGGGCCAACTGGTCTTTTTCGTGAGGGGCAGAGAAGCTGCGTCGGCACTTGCTGACAAGTTCAACCCCGTCGACGCTACGATAGTCGTGATTCCGGACGAGGTAACGGACGAACAGGTTTGA
- a CDS encoding zinc ribbon domain-containing protein, protein MPIYEFKCRSCGKKFEKLCAIGKDTGIGCPKCGSRKSERLFSLFGVGSSLKSGAGSHSKSSCGSCGGGSCSTCR, encoded by the coding sequence ATGCCGATATATGAATTCAAGTGCCGTTCGTGCGGCAAGAAATTCGAGAAGCTCTGCGCAATTGGCAAGGACACCGGGATCGGGTGTCCCAAGTGCGGGAGTCGCAAATCGGAGCGACTCTTCTCGCTATTTGGCGTGGGGTCTTCGTTGAAGTCCGGAGCTGGTTCCCATTCCAAGTCATCGTGCGGTAGTTGTGGCGGCGGGAGCTGCTCGACTTGCCGATGA
- a CDS encoding HU family DNA-binding protein, whose product MTKAEIVKEVSRRTRQGHNETATVVEEVLSSISRALSEGTEVKLRGFGTFSVVEKALSMGKNPRTGQDIIVPARLMPVFRPAPALRSIVSEG is encoded by the coding sequence ATGACAAAAGCTGAGATCGTCAAAGAAGTGTCGAGGCGAACAAGGCAAGGCCACAATGAGACGGCGACCGTGGTGGAAGAGGTTCTCTCCTCGATTTCCAGAGCGCTGAGCGAGGGAACCGAGGTGAAGCTTCGAGGTTTCGGGACCTTCTCTGTCGTTGAGAAGGCCCTCAGCATGGGAAAGAATCCCAGAACCGGACAGGACATCATTGTTCCCGCGAGGCTGATGCCTGTTTTCAGGCCGGCTCCGGCGCTGAGATCGATCGTATCGGAAGGCTGA